One Planctomycetaceae bacterium DNA window includes the following coding sequences:
- a CDS encoding excisionase family DNA-binding protein, protein MNRDLSISQVARQLQIRRESVRQLIEHGWLEAYDAAPPDARRRAYRISEQALHAYKESRKVRKQLLTRRRSQKQPVTEYF, encoded by the coding sequence ATGAATCGTGACCTCTCCATCAGCCAGGTCGCCCGCCAGCTGCAGATCCGCCGCGAGTCAGTCCGCCAACTGATCGAACACGGCTGGCTCGAAGCCTACGACGCCGCCCCGCCCGACGCCCGCCGCCGAGCCTACCGGATCTCCGAACAGGCGCTGCACGCCTACAAGGAATCCCGCAAAGTACGCAAGCAACTCCTCACTCGACGCCGATCACAAAAGCAGCCTGTCACCGAGTACTTTTGA
- a CDS encoding winged helix-turn-helix domain-containing protein, protein MGDTCTISSGQLIDVTTAKSATEKPAKTRKVKTDDKLSQLDAAVKVLTESGEPMTTKAMIDAMASHGYWTSPGGATPWATLYSVLIREIANKGDESRFTKVDRGQFALSAATTPTPKTKGKKSAKKSKPADGTPARRRFLISSRFEVSP, encoded by the coding sequence ATGGGGGACACCTGCACAATCAGCTCCGGTCAATTGATTGACGTGACCACGGCCAAATCCGCCACGGAGAAGCCGGCGAAGACCCGTAAGGTGAAGACCGACGACAAACTCAGCCAACTCGATGCAGCGGTCAAGGTGCTCACCGAATCGGGCGAGCCGATGACGACCAAGGCGATGATCGACGCGATGGCCTCTCACGGGTACTGGACCAGCCCCGGCGGAGCGACCCCTTGGGCCACTCTCTACTCCGTGCTCATCCGCGAGATCGCCAACAAGGGGGACGAATCCCGGTTCACCAAGGTCGACCGGGGCCAGTTCGCCTTGAGCGCCGCGACCACACCAACTCCAAAGACCAAGGGTAAGAAGTCGGCCAAGAAGTCCAAGCCCGCCGACGGGACGCCTGCCCGAAGGCGGTTTCTGA